Proteins co-encoded in one Salvia splendens isolate huo1 chromosome 4, SspV2, whole genome shotgun sequence genomic window:
- the LOC121797670 gene encoding uncharacterized protein LOC121797670, with product MGDQTDEPLPPGVQSLPCSSFDNTSSMPGPISRSSLFPLGLSEAPKVDAGEEAIVQPRENTGSSSLQYERSSNIEAAAQTAVLHEQEIATQRIFQSQRGSNNASEHLEDNKDILSGRHDPNALKEHLLQMTSTHRTEMASKRGKPTSVEEGNLEIGNGYGVPGGGAYYGAPVHCEKVQKNGELNGESGQNSASKDLPEYLKRKLKARGILKDDKNTGYPSESENRSDAQSTQATTPGNLPPGWIEARDPENGAVFYHHASSGKSQWEKPIEVQKPIEVEKPIEVAPAAVFATSPLEDWIEAFDETTGRKYYYNRKTNVSQWEHPGAQQQVAPQCYEMMVSPNAVVGNLEDKASPFPRCLGCGGWGVGLVQSWHYCNHCTRLHNLPQSQYLSTSESHNQPNNVGNQGHSEKKPPQQRSDTKPPPWKSYKKDSKKRAHNDEDDLDPMDPSSYSDAPRGGWVVGLKGVQPRAADTTATGPLFQQRPYPSPGAVLRKNAEIASQKKKQNSNYTQISKRGDGSDGLGEAD from the exons ATGGGTGACCAGACTGATGAGCCGCTTCCTCCAGGAGTACAATCTCTGCCCTGTTCATCGTTTGATAACACATCCTCGATGCCAGGTCCCATTTCAAGAAGCAGCCTTTTCCCTCTTGGCCTTTCAGAGGCACCAAAAGTGGATGCTGGTGAAGAAGCAATCGTCCAGCCTCGTGAGAATACCGGCAGTTCTAGTTTGCAATATGAAAGATCTAGTAATATTGAAGCTGCTGCTCAGACAGCTGTGCTGCATGAACAA GAAATAGCCACTCAGAGGATCTTTCAGAGCCAGAG AGGGTCAAATAATGCAAGTGAACATTTGGAGGATAATAAAGATATTTTGTCTGGACGCCATGACCCAAATGCTCTAAAG GAGCATCTTCTGCAGATGACCTCAACACATCGAACAGAAATGGCCTCAAAACGTGGCAAGCCCACTTCCGTGGAAGAAG GCAATCTGGAAATAGGGAATGGTTATGGTGTGCCTGGTGGAGGTGCTTATTATGGTGCTCCGGTACACTGTG AAAAAGTCCAAAAGAATGGCGAGCTTAATGGCGAGTCTGGACAGAATTCTGCTTCTAAAGATTTACCTGAATATCTTAAGAGAAAGTTGAAAGCAAGAGGTATCCTGAAAGATGACAAAAATACAGGATATCCGTCAGAATCAGAAAAT AGATCGGATGCTCAGTCAACTCAAGCCACGACACCTGGAAATTTGCCCCCTGGATGG ATTGAAGCTAGGGACCCTGAAAATGGTGCTGTGTTTTATCACCACGCGAGTTCAGGGAAAAGCCAGTGGGAAAAACCTATTGAAGTACAGAAACCTATTGAAGTGGAAAAACCAATTGAAGTGGCTCCTGCTGCTGTCTTTGCAACCTCACCTCTCGAGGATTGGATAGAGGCGTTCGATGAAACAACGG GTCGAAAGTATTATTATAACAGGAAGACCAATGTGTCGCAGTGGGAGCATCCAGGAGCACAGCAGCAGGTGGCTCCACAGTGTTATGAGATGATGGTCTCCCCTAATGCAGTGGTTGGGAATTTGGAAGACAAGGCATCCCCTTTTCCTAGGTGCTTGGGATGTGGTGGTTGGGGAGTGGGTCTGGTGCAGTCTTGGCACTATTGCAATCACTGCACTCG ACTTCACAATCTTCCACAGAGCCAATACTTATCAACCTCTGAGAGTCATAACCAACCAAATAATGTTGGAAATCAAGGGCACTCGGAGAAGAAGCCACCCCAACAAAG GTCTGATACTAAACCCCCTCCTTGGAAAAGCTATAAGAAGGACAGCAAGAAGCGTGCACACAATGACGAAGATGATCTGGACCCTATGGATCCAAGTTCATATTCAGATGCTCCTCGTGGCGGTTG GGTTGTAGGCCTCAAAGGAGTACAGCCAAGAGCAGCAGATACCACTGCCACG GGACCTCTTTTCCAGCAGCGGCCTTATCCGTCCCCTGGGGCAGTTCTACGAAAAAATGCTGAAATTGCATCTCAGAAGAAAAAGCAGAATTCTAATTATACTCAGATATCCAAGAGAGGGGATGGGAGTGATGGTCTTGGTGAGGCTGATTGA
- the LOC121799256 gene encoding uncharacterized protein LOC121799256, with translation MSDSDLIRKDASSRKKMAEYMLVLEEIVRNYKTNLLLLRILVSVIRGRSKRKERAGANVNYSLINKRPKQVYHMNRMVRLTDRSCIDNLRMDRNTFGRLCRLLRDYSGLIDHRFVTVEEQVAMFLGILSYHKKTRLVGFEFMCSSYTVSRYVHIVLRAVLNLQHTLLVKPEPISDGCSDERWKCFKGCLGALDGTYINVRVRAGDTPRYRTRKGQIATNTLAVCDRFLRFIYLFPGWEGSAGDARILRDAVGRPDGLKVQKGHYYLCDNGYANSDGFLTPYKGVRYHLKEWGPACERPQNSREIFNMKHTRARNVIERAFAVLKMRWGILRSCSFYPIQVQIGLIITCFLLHNFIRGEMTVDPIEELIDGQAGCDMDNEDAEDVVEYVDIVEATTAWNRMRDDLAASMWANANAA, from the exons ATGTCTGATTCAGACTTGATTCGGAAG GATGCATCGTCCCGGAAGAAAATGGCTGAATACATGTTAGTGTTGGAGGAAATTGTTCGTAATTACAAAACAAACTTGCTTCTTTTGCGCATCCTGGTTTCGGTAATTAGAGGCAGGTCCAAAAGAAAAGAACGAGCTGGGGCAAATGTCAATTATAGTTTGATAAACAAAAGGCCTAAACAAGTATATCATATGAACAGAATGGTTAGGCTtacagacaggtcatgcatagATAATCTGAGGATGGATAGGAACACTTTTGGAAGGCTATGTCGCCTCCTACGGGACTACAGTGGGCTTATTGATCACAGATTTGTAACTGTCGAAGAGCAAGTGGCCATGTTTTTGGGGATTCTTTCTTATCACAAGAAAACTCGTCTTGTGGGATTTGAATTTATGTGTTCTTCATATACGGTTAGCCGCTATGTACACATTGTACTACGTGCTGTGTTGAACCTTCAACATACTTTGTTGGTTAAACCCGAGCCAATATCTGATGGTTGCAGTGACGAACGATGGAAGTGTTTCAAG GGATGCCTAGGAGCATTGGACGGTACGTACATCAATGTCCGTGTGCGTGCGGGTGATACCCCTAGATATCGTACAAGGAAAGGGCAAATCGCCACGAATACGCTGGCCGTATGTGATCGGTTCCTCAGATTCATATACTTGTTCCCTGGTTGGGAGGGATCCGCGGGGGATGCAAGGATTCTACGTGATGCTGTAGGTCGACCAGATGGACTCAAAGTTCAGAAAG GCCATTACTATCTATGTGATAATGGTTATGCGAACAGTGACGGCTTCTTGACGCCCTATAAAGGGGTTCGTTATCATCTGAAAGAATGGGGACCGGCATGCGAACGTCCTCAAAACTCTCGGGAAATATTCAATATGAAGCACACTAGAGCCCGAAACGTCATTGAGCGTGCATTCGCCGTCCTTAAAATGAGGTGGGGCATTCTCCGGAGTTGCAGTTTCTATCCGATACAAGTTCAGATAGGGTTGATAATCACATGTTTTTTGCTACACAACTTCATACGAGGTGAGATGACAGTAGACCCAATAGAAGAGCTGATCGACGGACAAGCTGGTTGCGATATGGATAACGAAGATGCTGAGGACGTTGTTGAATACGTCGACATTGTAGAAGCAACTACTGCATGGAATAGGATGAGGGACGATCTAGCAGCTTCAATGTGGGCTAATGCAAATGCAgcgtga